The Planktothrix sp. FACHB-1365 genome contains the following window.
TTTAGGCAATGCTATTGCTATTATCCCAGGTATGGTCATTTTCGGTGGTTTCTGTTTATTAATTGACGGCCTTTTTTGTCATCAAGGTAGATTTTCACAAGTAACTCATCCCGAATGGTTTTGGTATGTTTACCCAGTTTTCTTTGTCTGGTCACTTACCCTAACTTTTTTATTGGGTTTCTTAGGTATCAAAAGTTCTAGTTCTAGTAGATCATCTCCTTCAATTAAACCAGAAGCAGTTAAAAAAGAAGTAGATAATATGACCATTGATGAATTTTTGAAAAAGTTTGATCAACCGATAAAACAATTAGAAAAACAAGGAAAGTTAAATCATGAACAGCAAAAAGTTATTCGTAAACTCCGAAAAGTTGATCGTTCAGACTATGATCAACTTTTACAAGAAATTTGTAATGATAATGAGTTAGAGGAGATTTATAAATTATTTATACAATGCGTTATGTTACTAGGACGGATGGTAAGCTAATGGGACAAAAAAATAGATATTATCAAAATATTACAATTGATAAAAATACTTGGCTCTCAACACATCTTAATATTGAGCCGGGAGATTATTTTGGGGAATTTGATTTCAATAACCAAAAACTACGACTAACAAAACAAAGAAATACTAAGAATCGTAAAATCTATGAGATGACTGTAACTTTTGAACAATTAGTGGTAATATTAACACTTGCTACAAACGTTCAGGGAGATAAGTTTACCCCTGGAGATTTAGTAGCTATAGAGAACATGAAGAGAAGATCTCCTTCAATCGACAAATCGAGTGATTCAGATAGAATACATCACATTATACCTTTGGCAGTCTGTGAAAAATGTAAATTGATCACAGAAGCTTGGCCTGTTTTTTATGAAAATAGTCCGATGAATCTTTTGCCAGTGCCTCTTTATTTTCATAAAGGAGCTCATCCAAAATACTCAAAAGGGGTAGAGCGTATTCTTGATAAAAGATGGTCTGAATTAGTAGAGTGTGGACAAGAAAATGATCTTAATGCGATTATGGAGGTTATAAAAGAAGAGATCGAACGCTTAACTGACCTGATAAAGAAAATGGAGGCGAGAGGAGTTTGTTCAATCAACGATATTTTTAACTAAATAACGGTTGAATAATCTGCAATATCAGTTATTCTAATATCTGCTTGTCAGTCAGGCTTGGGGCGAGCTTAGTAATATTTGGGTGAAGTTACAAAGCTCTTGAAGAACCCGCCCCTACAAATTTTTATAAATTCGTTATAGTCGTATTAAGCTAACAATAATCGTCCTTTAGGTTCAGGAATAGAACGCCCTAACTCTTGCGCTGTTTCAATCCATTCTTGCATAATAATTTCTACATTTTCTAATACTTCTTGATAGGTTGCTCCATCCGCAGCACATCCTGGTAACTCTGGTACTTCTGCAATAAACGCTTGATCTTCATGACTCCAATAAATCACTATTTCATACCGTAGCATTTTTTATTCTCCTAATTTCTTATATTTAAGACGAAAGATTAAAATAGGCAAAAGAAGAATATCCTCCTTTTGCCTGATGCCATAAAATGAATATAAAAAATGGCAGTTTTTAGCCTACCAGAAAAAAGTTATTCGGTTGGAGAATTCTCTCGTTTCCGTTGTTCCTGGTGACGTTTCCGACGTGCCATCGCTGCTTCGACTGGGAAACCGACAACGGGAATTACCTGATCTTGACGTTCTGCTTCTAAACGTTTCAGTTCAGTGTAATTAACCCAATGAATACAATTGACCGGACAAGTATCAATGGCTTCCTGTATTAACGCGGATGTATCGCCATCCTGTCGAAATACACGCGCTCGACCATAATCTTCTTGAATAAAAAAAGTATTGCGAGCGACGTGGGAACAGTGTCTACACCCAATACAGGTGAGTTCATCCACATAAACCCCTTTTTGTCGTAATACACCGCCGAGTTCCGGTTCAAACCCAGACCGTAGAGGTGCATTTCGCAAAAACCCGCCCAGTTCCGGTTCCAGTCCAGAACGTTCGGAAACGGGTTCAGTTAGCGATACAGACCCATCAGACATTAGGCACTCCAGCGTTGTAAAACTAAGCGGATGGAACCATCTTGATGATTTTGTTGTTCTGAAACTTGAAACCCTTGTTTGGCGGTTTCATTAACAACAGTTTGATAAGCATACCGTTGAGTGATTTTGCTTAAAAAATGATCAACGGGAACAGCTTGTTGCCAAAATTGTAAATCAGCAACAAACTCGTATTCTTTGCCATTCCAGGTAAAGCCCAGGTCATACCCATTTTCTTGCTCAATGACAACTTGAGCCGGACGGGTTTGACCTTGATAACCGCGAACCTCTTTAGGGCCAGCTTTCCAGTCAATGCCCAGATCGCTTAAAGCAGTTTGTAATGAGCTAAGATTCCGAATTTGGGTTTTGATTTGGCTAAAGTGTGACATAGTTGGCGATTTTCAACGAGATGTTCAGTGAACTCAAAAACAGAATTTACCAATGGCTCGAACCCACGTGGGTTGTCGCACTATCTGACTGTTGTTGGGTATGGGCATAATACTCAGAAGTTGTTTCCTGAGTTAATACAATGCCTAATTCGGCTTCGAGTGCAGCCGTTACTTCCGCACAGGAAGCCCCAACAATGCCAGTAACTTTCTCCTGCACACGGCCATCTGGATAGATGATGAATTCTAACGTTTCCATAGGCTAGGGGAATGGCGAGGAAATATAGGACAGGATAGCTCGACCTGGGCGGTTGAACCGTCGGATAGGCGAAAACCGCTCTGTCGAATTGCGTTTGACTCGAAATGTCCGTACATCAATTGTGACGAATGGATCAAAAACGAGTCACAACTTAACAAAAGTTATTAATACCTGAAACAGTAGGTCAATTATATGTTAAGTTTATCCGCCTTTGAGATCAAGGTTGGAGGGAAGAGGGAATGGGGAATTACGAATTACGAATTACGAATGGGGACAGAAATTAAAGGTGCGTCGCCTAGAACCGCGTGTAGAGACGTTTCATGAAACGTCTCTACAAGGGTAATGGGTAGCTCTGTAACCGTTCACCGTCAACCCTTAACCGCCAATTGTTCTATAATCTCTGTGATCTGCACTGCGTTGTTACGACCCCAAACCGTTATGCAACTTGCTCCCAAACCTGTTACGGATGAAACTTTATCCCAACCTCAAACGGAAACGATTATTTTAGATGTGGGGGGGATGCAGTGTGCTGGATGTGTCAAAGCCGTAGAACGTCAACTCATCCAACAACCGGGGGTGATTTCGGCTGCGGTGAATTTAGCAACGGAAGTGGCAACGGTTGAATGTGCAGTCAACCAAATTAACCCAGAAAATTTAGCTGAAATTTTAACCAATACTGGGTTTCCCACCCAACCCCGCAGTTTAACGTCTAACGCTACGGACAAATTAAAGGCGTTACAAGAGCGACATCGGCAGGACATGGGAAAACAAATTCAACGCATTGTTACCTGTGGTCTGTTGTTATTGTTATCAAGTATTGGACATTTACATCATTTTGGTTTTCCCCATATTCCTTTACTGAGTAATATTTGGTTTCATTGGGGACTGGCTACCATTGCCTTATTATTTCCGGCGCGTTCTATTATTATTGATGGGGGGCGGAGTTTATTCAACAATGCTCCCAATATGAATACGTTGGTCGGACTGGGAACCCTAACCGCTTATTTAACCAGTTTTGTCGCTTTATTATTTCCCCAATTAGGTTGGGAATGTTTTTTTGATGAACCTGTGATGTTATTGGGGTTTATTTTATTAGGAAAAACCTTAGAACAGCACGCTCGACAACGAGCCGCCACCGCTTTTCAATCGTTAATTGCATTACAGCCAACTACTGCTCGTTTAATACCGCCTCAATCTGAAAATACTGGAATTTTAAATAGTGTAGAAATTCCCGCAGAACAAGTCAAAGTGGGGGAATGGTTACAAGTTTTACCCGGTGAAAAAATACCCGTTGATGGAGAAATTCGGTTTGGAACAACCACCGTCGATGAATCGATGTTAACGGGGGAATCGATGCCAATTTTAAAACAAATTGATGATAGTATTTCAGCCGGAACGATTAATCAAACCGGGGTGATTTTAATTGAGGCAACGCGCACGGGTTCTGATACAATTCTAGCACAAATTGTGCAGTTAGTTGAAACCGCCCAAACTCGCAAAGCTCCGATACAGAAATTAGCGGATACAGTCGCAGGATATTTTACTTATTTCGTGATGAGTTTAGCGAGTTTAACCTTTTTATTTTGGTATGGGTTAGGAACTCGAATTTGGCCGGATGTGATGACCTTGGCGGGGGTAGAAATAGCGACAAATGCGCCTTTATTATTAAGTTTAAAATTAGCAATTGCGGTATTAGTGATTGCTTGTCCCTGTGCTTTGGGATTAGCAACACCTACGGCTATTTTAGTCGGTTCAGGAATGGGAGCAGAACGAGGATTATTAATTAAAGGCGGGGATATTTTAGAACGAGTCCATCAACTGAATACGATTGTATTTGATAAAACTGGAACCTTAACAAAAGGTTCTCCCACGATAACAGATTGCCTTTCAATTTCTGATTTATCGTCTCAAGAAATATTACAATTCGCGGCAACAGTAGAACAAGGTTCAAATCATCCCATTTCTGAAGCGATTTTAACAGAAGCGAACCATCAAAATTTATCCTTATTAACCGCATCGGATTTTAAAACTCAACCGGGGTTAGGAGTTTCGGCTATTATTGATCATAAAAAGGTATTTGTGGGCAATTTAGCGGGATTAATTGAATCTAATATTATTCCCCCTCAACCTTTACCGGAATTTTTAGGAAAAACGATGGTTTATATTGCCATTGAGGGTAAAGTTGTTGGGGTAATGGCAATGAGTGACCCCCTGAAAACCGATTCTAAATTAACCGTTGAACAGTTAAAAAACATGGGGTTGCGGATGATTTTATTAACGGGCGATCGCCAATCTGTTGCTACTGCGATCGCATCTGAGTTAAACTTAAAACCAGAGGATATTTTTGCCGAAGTTCGACCCGAAGGTAAAGTGAATGTGATTCAAACTTTACAACAACAGGGTCAAGTTGTGGCAATGGTGGGAGATGGAATTAACGATGCACCCGCCTTAGCGCAAGCGGATATTGGCATCGGGTTAGAAACGGGCACGGATGTTGCTAATGAAACGGCTGATATTGTCTTAATGCGAAATTCTTTAATGGATATTGTCGATTCTATCCAATTAAGTCGCGCTACCTTTAATAAAATTCGTCAAAATTTATTCTGGGCATTTGGTTATAATATTATCGCGATTCCCCTCGCGGCTGGGTTTTTATTTCCTCAATTTGGGATTTTATTCAGTCCTTCAATGGCAGGTGCTTTGATGGCGTTAAGTTCGGTGAGTGTTGTTAGCAATTCGTTATTATTACGTCGTCATGTTAAACGTTATTGGGTTACTAACTAAGCCAAGTAATCACTTCATGAGCATTTTTATCGGGGGGGAATACAGGATAAAATACCTTGATAATTTTGCCTTGATAGAGAATTATTGTTAGCCTTTTAATAAAAACTACGCCGTTTATTTCAAAGGTTGGAAGATTGAGCGTATTAGCAAAAACAAGCTGAGAATCACTTAATAATAAAAAGGGTAAATGAAGACGCTGGGTTGCTTCTTGTTGAGATTCTGTTGTTTGTGTACTTAGACCAAAAACAACAGTATTTAACGACAGTAACTCATGGTGAGAATCACGAAAAGAGCAGCTTTGCGGTGTACAACCTCTCGCACCCGGTATTTCCTCCCAACCCTTGGGAAGTTCATCTCCGGGTTTCCCAGTCATGGGATAACAATAAATAACAGTTCGTTGAGATTGCGAAATTTCCGTTAAGCAAACTTCCTGACCGTCTGTTGATTGAAGCAGAATCGGAGGAACTTCCAAACCCATCAAATGATTAGTCGCACCATCATCTATCGGTTGGGGCAAATTATCCGGTAATGTACTCAGGTTTTGATGGGTAATCGTCATATTTTTGGAAGATTAAAGATGCAGATTAAATCATAATATCTAAGGAAATGCGAATATCTTCTATCGGTTTTTCCCAGAGACTATTCCATTGAATTCCAAACAGGGGTTTAGCTCGTTTTCCCATTGTCCATCCTTTCGCTAAAGCATCCATAATAGATTCGCAAAGCTCTATTTCTTCAATGGCAGTCTTGAGTAAATTTTTAGAGAGGAGTGATAGAAATAAACGATCATAATGTAACTGCGCTATGCAAAAAGCTTGTAATTGAACTTCACCTGGCTTATCAGTATCACTATCTGTTACAATGTGCCAGATATCATGGGTTTCACCAATATGAATTGCCAAATAAGAAAAGTCATTATCTTCTATTTTTTCAACGGGAACAGGTTTTAAATTATTCTTGATCATCATATTAGAATAAAGGTAACCTAAAGTATTTTTAGGTAACTCATGAAGTTGCTGTAAATTAATATTTCCTAAAAGCGGACGTTCTTTAAATGCACGTTCACCTTGAGGACTTTGACGAAGAAAATTGACAATCTGTTCTAAAGTAGAATCATCATTAAGTTCTTTAGAAAGTTTTCCAATTCCTGAAAAATCTCCATAAGGAGCTTTAACAAGAGCTAAAAAACCATCAAAAATTGCTGTCTGTTTATCTTGAGTCATTGTATTTAAGTAATATTCGGGACTGTTTAATGAATCCAAACCTAATCCTAATTTGATAATAGCTGAAGGGAAGTAAATTCTCTACTTTGTTTTTCGTTAAACCGTTCCCTACTATAAAATTAAGGGAATTTGGCTAATCGGTGCAGGTAACATTTCTCCTCGAAAATCCAATACAGAAACAATTAATAAATAAGCCAGCGCCAGCAGAATTGAAATTGCACCTGTAATATAAGCAATCAGTTTTGAACGTTCCATAAATCCCGTTTTCCTTAATCACAATATGAGGTTACTTTTCATTTTAAGCGGTGAACTGATTACTAAACCGAGACTCTTGAAACTCTTTAGATTTAGAAAGATAACGATATTGAGTTTCTCGCATCAGTCGAGTAATGGTACTGACTAATTCACCCGGAAGAACAGGCTTGGATAAATACCCATCAAAACCTTCTGTCATCGCCTGATCCAGCGCGTCTGAGTGAGTATAAGCACTCACGGCAATGACGGGAAGCCGCCCCCCGTGGGTGAGTTCAATAGATCTCAATTTTTGGATCAAGGAATAACCATCCTCATCAGGCATACAAATATCGCTAATGACCAGATCCGGTAAACAGCACTCAATCGTTGCGATCGCATCCTGAACCGATGCCACCGCCTGCACCTGAATATCATACTCTTTCAGAACTTGAATCAGCAGTTCTCTGGTATCAGAATCATCATCTACCACTAAGACCCGTAACCCCGCCAAAACCGATTCTGCAAGCGGTATTATCCCCTCACCCGTTTCCAAGTTTCCGGGTGGGGTATAGGAATCCAGATTCACGTCCAGCAAGGGAAACCGAACGCTGAAGGTAGCGCCTTGGTTTTCTCCGGGGCTTTCGACCGCAACTGTTCCCCCTTGCATTTCCACCAAGTTACGAACAATAGCTAATCCTAACCCTAACCCCCCATAATATTTTGTGGTTTTGCCATCCGCTTGACGAAAACGGTCAAACACGAAAGGCAGAAATTCTACAGGAATCCCAATTCCTGTATCCGTTACCTGAATTACCACCCAGGAGGTTGTAGACAAATCCTTGAAATTAAAATTATTTTGAGCTTTTTCCGGGCTAGTTTCTATCAATAATTCTACCTCAACCGCACCGCCTTGGGGTGTAAATTTAATGGCATTTGATAAAAGATTCCATATAATTTGTTGTAAGCGACGAGCATCTCCTGCTACCCAATAAGAATGATGGAGTTTAGAAGCAAGAGATTGAGAATGTTTAAAGTTTAAATCAATTTCTTTTTCTGCAAAGCTCAAATATAAATCATCAATAGCAGCTTCAACCACAGAAATAATATTAACGGGAACCTTATTAAGCTGCATTTTTCCAATAATAATTCGTGAAATATCTAAAATATCCTCAATCAGTTTCGCTTGTAATTTAGCATTGCGTTCAATGGTTTCTAAAGCTTTTCGAGTTTTATCTTCACTAAATTTCTGATTTCTTAAAAGTTTAGACCACCCTAAAATCGAATTTAACGGGGTGCGGAGTTCATGGGAAAGGGTAGCTAGAAATTCATCTTTTAAACG
Protein-coding sequences here:
- a CDS encoding DUF1257 domain-containing protein, whose translation is MSHFSQIKTQIRNLSSLQTALSDLGIDWKAGPKEVRGYQGQTRPAQVVIEQENGYDLGFTWNGKEYEFVADLQFWQQAVPVDHFLSKITQRYAYQTVVNETAKQGFQVSEQQNHQDGSIRLVLQRWSA
- a CDS encoding DUF2997 domain-containing protein; translation: METLEFIIYPDGRVQEKVTGIVGASCAEVTAALEAELGIVLTQETTSEYYAHTQQQSDSATTHVGSSHW
- a CDS encoding Coq4 family protein, which produces MTQDKQTAIFDGFLALVKAPYGDFSGIGKLSKELNDDSTLEQIVNFLRQSPQGERAFKERPLLGNINLQQLHELPKNTLGYLYSNMMIKNNLKPVPVEKIEDNDFSYLAIHIGETHDIWHIVTDSDTDKPGEVQLQAFCIAQLHYDRLFLSLLSKNLLKTAIEEIELCESIMDALAKGWTMGKRAKPLFGIQWNSLWEKPIEDIRISLDIMI
- a CDS encoding peroxiredoxin; its protein translation is MTITHQNLSTLPDNLPQPIDDGATNHLMGLEVPPILLQSTDGQEVCLTEISQSQRTVIYCYPMTGKPGDELPKGWEEIPGARGCTPQSCSFRDSHHELLSLNTVVFGLSTQTTESQQEATQRLHLPFLLLSDSQLVFANTLNLPTFEINGVVFIKRLTIILYQGKIIKVFYPVFPPDKNAHEVITWLS
- a CDS encoding ferredoxin, with amino-acid sequence MSDGSVSLTEPVSERSGLEPELGGFLRNAPLRSGFEPELGGVLRQKGVYVDELTCIGCRHCSHVARNTFFIQEDYGRARVFRQDGDTSALIQEAIDTCPVNCIHWVNYTELKRLEAERQDQVIPVVGFPVEAAMARRKRHQEQRKRENSPTE
- a CDS encoding type II toxin-antitoxin system HicB family antitoxin; the encoded protein is MLRYEIVIYWSHEDQAFIAEVPELPGCAADGATYQEVLENVEIIMQEWIETAQELGRSIPEPKGRLLLA
- a CDS encoding response regulator — protein: MPKVNILIVDDHWENLLALEAILISLGQNIVKASSGEEALKCLLQNDFAVILLDVQMPGMDGFETASLIRQRDRTRSTPIIFLTAFSKNENFMFKGYSLGAVDYLIKPLEPEILLSKVTVFVELFQATIALKKSEERFRSLSACSPVGIFVIDIEARCTYTNPRFQSIFDQVNEASFPEGWLEFVHPQDRDQTGEQWLNWIQKKQEYSQEFRLNTQSNSVRWVKMKVAPMISSDGDLLGHVGTLEDITDRKQAEEDRAQFIREQAARQQAEEANRLKDEFLATLSHELRTPLNSILGWSKLLRNQKFSEDKTRKALETIERNAKLQAKLIEDILDISRIIIGKMQLNKVPVNIISVVEAAIDDLYLSFAEKEIDLNFKHSQSLASKLHHSYWVAGDARRLQQIIWNLLSNAIKFTPQGGAVEVELLIETSPEKAQNNFNFKDLSTTSWVVIQVTDTGIGIPVEFLPFVFDRFRQADGKTTKYYGGLGLGLAIVRNLVEMQGGTVAVESPGENQGATFSVRFPLLDVNLDSYTPPGNLETGEGIIPLAESVLAGLRVLVVDDDSDTRELLIQVLKEYDIQVQAVASVQDAIATIECCLPDLVISDICMPDEDGYSLIQKLRSIELTHGGRLPVIAVSAYTHSDALDQAMTEGFDGYLSKPVLPGELVSTITRLMRETQYRYLSKSKEFQESRFSNQFTA
- a CDS encoding cation-translocating P-type ATPase; protein product: MQLAPKPVTDETLSQPQTETIILDVGGMQCAGCVKAVERQLIQQPGVISAAVNLATEVATVECAVNQINPENLAEILTNTGFPTQPRSLTSNATDKLKALQERHRQDMGKQIQRIVTCGLLLLLSSIGHLHHFGFPHIPLLSNIWFHWGLATIALLFPARSIIIDGGRSLFNNAPNMNTLVGLGTLTAYLTSFVALLFPQLGWECFFDEPVMLLGFILLGKTLEQHARQRAATAFQSLIALQPTTARLIPPQSENTGILNSVEIPAEQVKVGEWLQVLPGEKIPVDGEIRFGTTTVDESMLTGESMPILKQIDDSISAGTINQTGVILIEATRTGSDTILAQIVQLVETAQTRKAPIQKLADTVAGYFTYFVMSLASLTFLFWYGLGTRIWPDVMTLAGVEIATNAPLLLSLKLAIAVLVIACPCALGLATPTAILVGSGMGAERGLLIKGGDILERVHQLNTIVFDKTGTLTKGSPTITDCLSISDLSSQEILQFAATVEQGSNHPISEAILTEANHQNLSLLTASDFKTQPGLGVSAIIDHKKVFVGNLAGLIESNIIPPQPLPEFLGKTMVYIAIEGKVVGVMAMSDPLKTDSKLTVEQLKNMGLRMILLTGDRQSVATAIASELNLKPEDIFAEVRPEGKVNVIQTLQQQGQVVAMVGDGINDAPALAQADIGIGLETGTDVANETADIVLMRNSLMDIVDSIQLSRATFNKIRQNLFWAFGYNIIAIPLAAGFLFPQFGILFSPSMAGALMALSSVSVVSNSLLLRRHVKRYWVTN